The region GCTGTCTCGCTGGCGAATGAGCTTTGCCTCGCCATTGATAACCAGCACTTCGGCGGGGCGGTAACGGGAATTGTAGGTAGAGGCCATGCTAAAACCGTAGGCACCGGCGCTCCGGATGGCGATCAGGTCCCCCTCCCGCACCTGGTGCAGTTCCCTATCCACAGCAAAGTTATCTATCTCGCAAATGTTACCCACCACGGTATAGGTTTCGGCAGGGCCAGTTGGGTTACTTGCATTCACAATTTCGTGGTAGGCGTTGTAGAGCATGGGGCGGATCAGGTGGTTGAAGCCCGAGTCGAGGCCCACGAACTCGGTGCCGCCGTTGCGCTTGCGCAGCACGCAGGTCGTGAGCAGGGTGCCCGCGTTGCCTACCAGGTAGCGGCCCGGTTCGAACCATAACTGCAGCCGGCGGCCATACTTGCTGCAGAAGTCAGAGAACACGCCGTCCAGTTGCTTGCCCAGCGCCACCACGTCGATCACCGGGTTGCCGTCGCCCACATCCACCTTGATGCCCCCGCCAAAGTCAATGAACTCGAGGTTGCGGAACTGCAGGGCAATGTCGAACACCGCTTTGGCGCCGTTGATAAAGATCTCCGGGCTCATGATCACCGAGCTGGAGTGAATGTGGATGCCGTCGATGTGCAGGTTATACTTTTCTTCCAGCGCCTTCACGTCGGGTACCTGGTCGATGGAGATGCCGAACTTGGATTGCTTGTGCCACCAGTCTACCTTCTCGGAGTTGGCCTGCGTGGCAATGTGTGGGTTCAGGCGGATGCAGACCGGTACGCTGCCGCCATACTTGCGGCCCAGCTTCTCCAGGTTCGAAAGGTTTTCGATATTGATCTTCACCCCCAGCGCGATGGCTTCCTCTATCTCCGAGAAATCCACCGCGTTGGGGGTGAAGATAATCTCCTGCGGCTTAAAGCCCACGTGCAGCCCCATCCGCAGCTCCGGCAGCGATACCGTATCCAGCCCCAACCCCTCCCTGAGCATCAGCTTGAGGATGTTGATGTTTGTCAGCGCCTTGCAGGCATATTTAATGCGCAGGTCCACGGTGCTGAAACCTTCCCGGAACTTCCTGATCTGCCCGCGAATGTGCTCCGCATCATACGCGTAAAGCGGGGTGCCGAATTGCTCCCGCAGCTTTGTTACCGGGATATCCTGTATTTTATACTCGTTGTTTATTAATTCCATGCCTGATGTCTGGCTAAGGTTGCCAAGTTGTTTAAAATGATTTCCTCTGATTTACGGAGCGTAATGGTGCGCTCCATCAGCTCCCGCACCCGGGCCAGCTGTTGCGGCTTTTCGTGGTAGAGCAGGTTATTGCGCAAATGCCACGAGAGCATGCCGTGCGCCCCCCACTGCAGGTATACGGGCAGCAGCGCCCACTCCTCTTCCTGCAGCGGCCGGTGGCGGGTGTAGGCGGCCAGAAAGTGCTCTGCCAGCACCATGTCCAGTTGGTTGTTTACAAAGCAGAAGCCGTTCATGCTCATGCCCACGTCCATGAGCAGGTGGTCGGTGCAGGCCTCCTCAAAATCGATGATAGCCAGTAGCCTGTTGCCTTCAAAGAGCGTATTGTTCGGGAATACATCACCGTGAATGATGCCGGTTGGCAGCGGCTTTTCCAGGAGCGGCTCCAGGTAAGCGGTCTGCTCCTTAAAGTAGCTAAAAATATCAGGATAGCGGTTCGCGGCCTGGCTGAATTCAGCGATCAGTTGGTGGCAGTTGTTGATGTGCACGGCATTTGTTTTCTGCAGCACCGGCTCCGGTTGCAGCGTGCTGAGTATGCCTACCGCCTGCCCTATCTCGCCTGCCGTGGAGGCATTCACTTCCGGCTCCTGCCCCGGAATAAAGTCATAGAGCATCAGGTTCTCCCCTCCTGCCCGGGTAATGTAGTCGCCGTCGAGCCGGGCGATCGGGTATGCTGTGGGAAAACTCAGTTGCCGGAGCCGCTTCATGAGCAGGACCTCATAGCGAAGCAGCGGCTCCGGCTGCTGCCGGCACAGGCGCAGCAGCACCGGCCCTGTTGTTGTCTCTACTTTGTAGTTGATGTTGGCGTAGCCCGAGGCCAGTTCCGTAAACGAGAGTGCTTCCCGCCCGTAAGTCCGCAATACTTCCTGCACCAGATCATCCATACTAAGTGGTTTACTCTTTGTTTCGCTCATAAGGTCTGATCGTAAAGGTATAAGAGTAAGGAACAGCAGGCAAGGTATACTGCGGGTGCGTGCGGGCACCCCAGGTGTTGTCGCCGCCCACACCCATCTGCCGGTAATCGATGTTGAGCGAAACGAGGGACGCCGGCTTTATGTCGTTGCCGTGCTTGTTGGGAGCCTGGCGGCCCGGGTAAGACAGCTGCTGTGTGTCGAACTGCTGCGCAGTGATTTCCACAGTTGGAGCCCCTTCGATGCGCAGGCCGGTGCCACTCTGGTTGTATAGGGCTGCCCACCGCACATCTGTTTTGCTGCCGTTTTCCTGCGGCCGTACATAGGGTACGTACTGGTCCCACACGCTGCCTTCGTAAATACCCACCAGGGCAGCCGTCTTACGGTCCCAGTAATTCTCAAACGGTCCGCGGCCATACCACTTCAGGTTACTCAACTCGCCTGCCAATTGCACTTTCATACCGAAGCGCGGCAGTTCGGGCAGTGAGTCATGCGGCATGAACTCGTTTTGCACCCGCACCTGGCCGTCACTGTGGATAGCATAGGTGGTCGTGAGCGATGCCTTTCCGCCTGCTACGTCAGCCGCGGTACGGATCACGTAAGCGCCTTTGGCTTTTTCAACTGACATATTAGAAATGCTGCGTTCTGTACCCGCCGTTTCCCAGATGGCGGCCCGGTGATGCAGGCCGTTCCCCAGGTCGTTGTCGGTGGGGTAGCGCCAGAAGTTGGGCTGCAGTGGGGAGAGGAGCATTTCCTTGCCTTTATACTTGTAAGAGGTGATGGCGCCCGTAGCCCTGTCGAAGTATAGGCTGAAGTCTTTCCCGCTTACGGTGAGCCCGGTTTTCGTTTCCTTTGCCTTCGGCCGCTTGCCGCTATAGCTCTGCTGTGCCAAGGTTGGCGCCTCCCCTACCTGCAGCTGCGCCCAGGCCACTTCGTGGTTTGCAGGCAAGAGCTGCTCCAGTGCCTTGGTGTAGAAGCGCAGGTTCAAAAAGTACTCTGCTCCCGGTTTTAAAGTATAGTTTGAGACCGGAAGCGTGAGCGTTGTTTCTTCCTGCGGTGCCACGGCAAAATCAGCCTGCTTGCCAGAGGCCACCGCATGTCCGTTTTCCATTAGCTCCCAGGTCAGGTAAAATTTATCCAGGTTGGTGAAAAAGTAGCGGTTGCGCAGGCGCACCTGGCCTGTTGCGGCGTCTACCGGCTCCACTTTTACGGGCTGGTATACTTTCTTTACCTCCCAGTAGTAAGGGTATGGCGTGCGGTCGGCACGCACCAGGCCATTGGCACTAAAGCTGGAGTCGTTAGGAAAGTCGTTGAAGTCGCCGCCGTAGCCCCAGATCATATCACCTTGCTGGTTTTTGGTCAGGATGGTTTGGTCTACCCAATCCCAGATAAAGCCGCCCTGCAGCACCTCGTACTTGTCGATCACATCCCAGTAGTCCTGCAGGTTGCCCACGCTGTTGCCCATGGCATGCGCGTACTCGCATAAAATCAACGGCTTCTCAGGCGACTTCTTCGCATAGCTCTCGATAAAGTGCTTGTCTTTGTACATGGGGGCCACGATGTCGGTGTGGGCTTCGTACCAGGCGGGCTGATACTGCACGGGTCGGGTGTCGTGCTCCTTCAGCCACTTGTAGGACTTCACGAAATTGCTGCCGTCGCCAGCCTCGTTGCCCAGCGACCAGATGATGATGGACGGGTGGTTCTTGTCGCGCTCGAACATACGCTCAATGCGGTCCAGGTAAGCCTTCTCCCAGGCAGGGTTATCGCTCAAAAATGCATAACTCTTGGGGTGGAATTGCATGCCGTGCGCCTCGATGTTGGCCTCGTCTACCACGTACAGGCCGTACTGGTCACAGAGTTCGTACCAGCGCTCATCGTGGGGGTAGTGGCTCATGCGCACGGCATTGATGTTGGCTTGCTTCATCAGCGTGATGTCCAGCAGCATTTGCTCTTCGGACATGGCCCTGCCTAAAACAGGGTCCCACTCGCAGCGGTTCACACCTTTGATGTCGATGGCCTTGCCGTTTACCAGCAGCTGCTTGCCCTTGATCTCCACCTTGCGGAAACCTACGTTAGCAGGAATCACCTCCACTACCTTGCCGTCAGGAGCCTTTACCGAAAGTAGCAGTTGGTAAAGTGTGGGTGTTTCGGCGGTCCATTTGGCCGGGTTCTGCAGCTTTGTGTTGAAAGCTAAATTGGTAGCAAATGGCTTTTCCTGCTGCCATACTTGCTTGCCGCCCGCATCCAGCAGCTCGGCTGCTATGGTATACTTGTCCGATTTATACTTGTCCGAAGCAGCCTTTTTATACTTGGCCAACTCCAGGGCTACGTTCAGGGTTGCATCGCGGTAGTTCTCGTCCAGGTCGGTAGTTACGAAAAAGTCCTGGATGTGCACCTCCGGCACGGCATACAGGTAGACGCTGCGCTCCAGGCCGCTGATCCGCCAGGTGTCCTGCCCTTCCAGGTAAGAGCCGTCGCTCCAGCGGTATACTTCCACGGCCAGGTCGTTCTCACCAGCTTTTAAATAAGGGCTGATGTTGAACTCGACCGGCGTCTTGCTCACCTGCATGTAGCCTACTTTCTGTCCGTTTACCCACAGGTACATGGCCGAGCGCACCGATCCCAGATGGATGATGACCTGCTTCTCTTTCAGCCAACTGGCCGGTACGCTGAACTTGCGCTTGTAAGAGCCCACCGGGTTTTCCTTGGGCACAAAAGGCGGGTCAGGCTTGAAGGGATATTCCTCGTCCAGGTAGATCGGGGTGCCGAAGCCCTGCAGTTCCCAATTGCTCGGCACTTGAATATCCTTCCAGGCGCTGGTATTGTACGAGGCCTGGTAAAAGTCCTTTGGCCGCATTTCCGGGTTGGGGGCGTAATGGAACTTCCAGGTCCCGTCCAGCGAACGGAAGTTTTCTGACTTCTCTTTTTTGCTTTCCAGTGCCAGTGCCCGCGTTTCGAAAGGGAAAAGCGTAGCATGGGGCTTCTGGGTATTTCGGGAGATGATCTGCTCATTCTCCCAGTCCGGCCTTGCCGTGGTTTGCTGCTGCGCCTGTACAGAGCCCGTCAACAAGCTGAGCACGGCAAGGCAGCCAAGTATCGTATTTTTCATGGGAAGGATTACTCGTTCAACAACATTAACACATGGGCAGCCGACCAACTAAAGTGTGCTGCATTCAGTCGTTCGCCCGTTACCGGGTGATAGTTTTCGTGGAGGGGAGCGTTACCCAACAAGCCGTTGCTGTTGCGCAGCAGCTTTTGCTGCAGCATGGCGGCCTCCTGGGTATAGCCATACTTGCGCAGCCCCTGTAACCCAAAATAAGCCTGGTCGAGCCATACAGGGCCGCGCCAA is a window of Pontibacter kalidii DNA encoding:
- a CDS encoding homoserine kinase is translated as MSETKSKPLSMDDLVQEVLRTYGREALSFTELASGYANINYKVETTTGPVLLRLCRQQPEPLLRYEVLLMKRLRQLSFPTAYPIARLDGDYITRAGGENLMLYDFIPGQEPEVNASTAGEIGQAVGILSTLQPEPVLQKTNAVHINNCHQLIAEFSQAANRYPDIFSYFKEQTAYLEPLLEKPLPTGIIHGDVFPNNTLFEGNRLLAIIDFEEACTDHLLMDVGMSMNGFCFVNNQLDMVLAEHFLAAYTRHRPLQEEEWALLPVYLQWGAHGMLSWHLRNNLLYHEKPQQLARVRELMERTITLRKSEEIILNNLATLARHQAWN
- a CDS encoding glycoside hydrolase family 2 TIM barrel-domain containing protein — encoded protein: MKNTILGCLAVLSLLTGSVQAQQQTTARPDWENEQIISRNTQKPHATLFPFETRALALESKKEKSENFRSLDGTWKFHYAPNPEMRPKDFYQASYNTSAWKDIQVPSNWELQGFGTPIYLDEEYPFKPDPPFVPKENPVGSYKRKFSVPASWLKEKQVIIHLGSVRSAMYLWVNGQKVGYMQVSKTPVEFNISPYLKAGENDLAVEVYRWSDGSYLEGQDTWRISGLERSVYLYAVPEVHIQDFFVTTDLDENYRDATLNVALELAKYKKAASDKYKSDKYTIAAELLDAGGKQVWQQEKPFATNLAFNTKLQNPAKWTAETPTLYQLLLSVKAPDGKVVEVIPANVGFRKVEIKGKQLLVNGKAIDIKGVNRCEWDPVLGRAMSEEQMLLDITLMKQANINAVRMSHYPHDERWYELCDQYGLYVVDEANIEAHGMQFHPKSYAFLSDNPAWEKAYLDRIERMFERDKNHPSIIIWSLGNEAGDGSNFVKSYKWLKEHDTRPVQYQPAWYEAHTDIVAPMYKDKHFIESYAKKSPEKPLILCEYAHAMGNSVGNLQDYWDVIDKYEVLQGGFIWDWVDQTILTKNQQGDMIWGYGGDFNDFPNDSSFSANGLVRADRTPYPYYWEVKKVYQPVKVEPVDAATGQVRLRNRYFFTNLDKFYLTWELMENGHAVASGKQADFAVAPQEETTLTLPVSNYTLKPGAEYFLNLRFYTKALEQLLPANHEVAWAQLQVGEAPTLAQQSYSGKRPKAKETKTGLTVSGKDFSLYFDRATGAITSYKYKGKEMLLSPLQPNFWRYPTDNDLGNGLHHRAAIWETAGTERSISNMSVEKAKGAYVIRTAADVAGGKASLTTTYAIHSDGQVRVQNEFMPHDSLPELPRFGMKVQLAGELSNLKWYGRGPFENYWDRKTAALVGIYEGSVWDQYVPYVRPQENGSKTDVRWAALYNQSGTGLRIEGAPTVEITAQQFDTQQLSYPGRQAPNKHGNDIKPASLVSLNIDYRQMGVGGDNTWGARTHPQYTLPAVPYSYTFTIRPYERNKE
- the lysA gene encoding diaminopimelate decarboxylase; the encoded protein is MELINNEYKIQDIPVTKLREQFGTPLYAYDAEHIRGQIRKFREGFSTVDLRIKYACKALTNINILKLMLREGLGLDTVSLPELRMGLHVGFKPQEIIFTPNAVDFSEIEEAIALGVKINIENLSNLEKLGRKYGGSVPVCIRLNPHIATQANSEKVDWWHKQSKFGISIDQVPDVKALEEKYNLHIDGIHIHSSSVIMSPEIFINGAKAVFDIALQFRNLEFIDFGGGIKVDVGDGNPVIDVVALGKQLDGVFSDFCSKYGRRLQLWFEPGRYLVGNAGTLLTTCVLRKRNGGTEFVGLDSGFNHLIRPMLYNAYHEIVNASNPTGPAETYTVVGNICEIDNFAVDRELHQVREGDLIAIRSAGAYGFSMASTYNSRYRPAEVLVINGEAKLIRQRDSYEDLLRNQVEIELG